TCCTTGGCTGGGGACAACTGGCATGCCAGGCCGCAGCATCATTAATCGGTCGACAATCACTTTGTCTCCTTCGTGCAGCCCACTTTCGATAATCCACGTATCGCCGTCCGACCAATCTCCTAGCTCGACGGGGCGCGTCTCGACCTTCTGATCGTTGTTGATGACATAGACACTAGCGCCGGTCGGAGTCTGACGCACCGCCACTTGGGGAACTCGAATAACATTCAAACGCTTCGGTCCCAAAACAGTCGTATGAATAAATTGCCCCGGCATTAAGTCGCCGTTTGTGTTGGGAACACTACCGCGAACGACCATCGTTCCGGTATTCTGATCAATTTGCACATCCTGAAAATTGATCCGTCCGTGATAGGGATAAATGGTTCCATCTGCTAACGTAATTTCGAGTTCTAAGTCTTCTGTAGGTGGTGCGAAAACGTCGCCTTCAGAAACCTGCCGACGAAACTTCAACATTTCGTGTTCCGTGATTGGGAAACGAACGTAAATAGGATCGACCTTCCGGATCGTGACCAGCGGATCGCCTCCGCCAGCTGAAATGTAGTTGCCGACATCGGTAAGAACCTGCCCAATACGGCCCGTTACGGGAGATTCGATTGTGGTATATTGAAGTTGCAGTTTGGCAGCCTCGATACGTGCTTTTTGTAATTGCACTTCCGCCATTGCTACTTGAAAATCAGATTGAGCGGCATCCAATGCTTGCTGGGAAGTTGCTTTTCTTTGCTCAAGAGTTTCTTGACGGCGTTTAGAGACTTCTGCCTGATTCAAAATAGCCTCGGCACGGGCTAGGCTCGCTTGGGCTTGCAACAATTCGACTTCGTACGGACGCGAATCGATTTGAAAGAGTTTGGCCCCTTGTTGGACAAGCTGCCCTTCCTGAAAATTGCGTTGGACGATGTGCCCCGGGACGCGTGCCCGGACTTCGATCACTTGCGAAGCCTCTGTCTGGCCGAGGAATTTGCCACCGAGCGGAATCGTCTCGAATTTGGGGGGGAATACCGAAACAGGAATCGGATCGGTAGGGTGACTGGGGCCAGCATCATGGGCTGGTGCGTGCCCGTCCTCATGCTCGAAATAGTAGTAAGCGGTGACCAGAACTCCACCAAGGACGAGAAGTGGAATGCCGCGGCGAACCAAATGACCGACCGTGGATAATGCCGTTTTCCGAGGAGAGGAGTCACTCATAGAGGTTGGTCCTGTATTGCCAAACAAAAGGATGTTTCCACGACGCCGTCTTCTTGCTAATAAACAAAGGAAGTAAACTGTCGGGTGTACTTTATTGTTAGTGTACAAAGTAAACTGGAAAGTGTAAAGAGAGATGCCATGGAGAATCTCGTCAAAGTTCGTTTGACTGATCGAAAGCGAGAGGCGATCTTGGATGCGGCCGTTCAAGAGTTTGGCTCGTCCGGCTTCGAGAACACAAGCATGGACAGAATTGCAGAGGTTGCAAATGCTTCTAAGCGAACGGTTTACAATCATTTTCCTAGCAAGGAAGAGCTCTTTGTCGCGATTGTCGGACGTTTGAAATCTCGCTGCAATAGCGTCCAAGAATTCACATTCGACCAGGAAAAACCACTAGAGTCTCAACTCCGCAAAGTGGCCCAGGCTTATATGGACTTGGCGAATTCCGACGAGTTCAAAGACTTGGCGAAAGTCGTTCTGCCTCGATTTCTCCAGACTCCTGAGCTGGCAAAACAACTATTGGGAGATAGCAGGCCAGGCGAACAATCACTTGTTAATTGGATTAAGGACGCCCAGCAAGCCGGGCGGTTGACGAAGAGCGATCCAATTCTTGTCGCTCGGCAACTACGCGGGATGTTAGATACGTTCGCATTTTGGCCTCAGATTCTCGGGAGTGAACCGCCTCTTACCAAAAAACAACAGACTGAGATTATTCGTTCCACGGTCAGACTTATTCTTGATCACTACGCGACCCCGGCTTAATGCACACACGAAAAGTTGAAAATGCTATCACCTCTCCATAGAGGCTCGCGATTCTACGTGATCGGAACAGATTAATCGGACTCAGGCATTCGATCGATACAACGAGAGGAATTAGGCTGAATTCAAATTCTAGGTCTTGCCGAATAAATGTACACTAGGCAGTGTAGTTTTTGGCTCGTTGCCCGAGAATGTCACCGAACTCGTCGGTGAATTTCCCATTCGACAGTGACAATGCAAATGGTCACGGAGGGCCTTTGTCATGCGTTCGGTTTCATCTCGTCTTACTCCAATCTGTCTTTTGCTGTGCTTGAGCGCGATTGGTTGTACCAGCTTTAAAGAGTACGTCTCGAACCGATTCAAGGTTGGTTCTGACTACAAACGGCCTGACGTGCCGATTGCCGATGAATGGATCGACTCCAACAATCCCAAGGTTTCCAGCGAAGAGGCGAATCTTCGATCGTGGTGGTTGGTATTTGAAGATCCCGTTCTAAACAATCTGGTTCAAACGGCATATCAGCAAAATATCACGCTACGTGAAGTTGGTTTTCGAGTTGCCGAAGCGCGGGCACAGCGAGGCGTTGTCGCTGGGAATCTCTTTCCTCAGACTCAAGACGTAATCGGTGACTTTACACATACCCAACGCAGCACGCAGACAGCCCTCTTTCCACAAGTCGACCCGAATTCGCCTTTCGCGAACCTAGCGGCAAGGCAATATGGCAATTGGCGTGTGGGAGGGAGCTTGGCGTGGGAGTTAGACTTCTGGGGACGCTACCGTCGCGCGATCGAAGCAGCTGACGCACGTTTAGATAGTTCCATCGAAGAATACGACGATGCCCTCGTATTACTGATTGGGGAAGTCGCGTCCACATATATTGAGTTGCGGACAGTCGATCAACGCCTTGAAGTGGCCCGCCAGAATGGAACGCTCCAAGCCGAAAGCGTCCGAGTCGCACAGGCTCGATTTGACGCCATGGCGGTCAACAGCGAACTGGATACACCGCAGGCGAAATCAAACCTCGGCAACACTTTGGCGGCAATCGAAGCACTTGAAATTCAACGCAGACGTTCTCAAAACCGCTTGGCAGTGTTGATGGGAATGCCCCCACACGACCTTTCCTACTTACTCGAAGGTTCAAGAGATATCCCTGTTCCTCCCGATGTGGTCTCGGCGGGCGTTCCTGCGGACTTGATTTGGAATCGGCCAGACGTGCGGAGGGCAGAACGACTTGTGGCGGCTCAAAGCGAGGAAATCGGCATTGCCCAGGCGGAGTTGTATCCCCATATTTCGATCAATGGACTGCTTTCGTGGGATGCAGCTCACTTCTCGGATATTTTTAAAGGCGGTGCCTTTGGCGGTACCATCGGCCCATCTTTTCGCTGGAATATCTTGAACTACGGACGTCTGCTAAACAACATCCGTGTTCAAGACGCTCGATTCCAACAGTTGATCGCGAACTATCAGCAAACGGTTTTGACGGCCAACGAGGAAGCCGAAAACGCAATCGTTTCGTATCTACACTTTTCAGAACAAGTTCAGGTTCTCGATGAAAGTGCTCGACAAGCGCTCGAGGCGGAACGAGTGGCACAGGTCAAATACCGTGAAGGGGAGATCGACTTCAATCGCCTGTACAGTGTCCAGCAACTACTACTTAGCCAGCAAGAAGCCTTAGCTGCTGCCCGCGGAAATGCGGCGCTCAGCCTGGTGGACTTGTATCGGGCATTGGGTGGAGGTTGGGAAATCCGGCTCGATCCGGTTGCGACCACTATGCCTATCCAGGATGAAATTCTCTTACCAACTCCCGTACCCGAATCTGTTTTACTTCCCGCTCCGATTGCTCCAGCTATTCCCGAAACCCCATAGGAAAAATGATGAAACGACATCCGTTGTTCAATGGCAGCCTATCTTGGTGTTTTGTCTTGGCAATCATGTGCCTGGGAAATACCTTGCACCCTGTGTCTGCGGGCGAAACATACGCAGCCATATCGTCACACTCTCAACCAGTCCCTTACAAAGGAACGAGTAATCGATGTGGCTGCCCTGATGGCTACTTCAGAAAGCCGATTCCATGCGTTGTGCCCGCTTCGAATTGTTGCCCTGATACTTACTGTTTGAAGCCTAGTGTTCGCGTACCCTGTCCAACATCCCCTGTCTGCGGTGATGCGTACTGTTCAAAAGCGATTCCCTCGAATTGTGCTTTTGTGCCTAGGTCTTGGTACAAATGCATTCCACCGTCGATTAAGAATTGCCGATAAGTTGCGCCAGCGAGGCAGGGAGAATCTCACGTTCAATCAAAGCGGAAAAATGAACGTGACCAGGATTCGTCTCCGAGCGATACATTCGGTGTCTGAATTGCCACTCGGTTGAATGAATTTAATTTTGCAGCCAAGGAATGAAGAGGTATCAACAATTGATCCACTATCAGATGGAATCGCTCACTAGTTTCTATAACGTTTAGAAGAGGTGTTATGGCCCTTCCTGACCACTCAAATCCCGTGTTCCAGCCCAGGCTCAAGCGGCGACTGACGCATTGCTCGTGACCCCATCAGACCCAAGAGGCATTGCGGTTTTCTCGCAAACTTGGCGCTGACTCATCTCGAATCTCCCGGTTGCGGAAAGGCCACCACGTTGTCGTCAGTTCGTTCTAAAGAACCTTTCGTACCCATAGAGTCATGGCGTACGCTCATCCCCAGGTTGGGCAGCTGAAGAAATGCAATCCTCAAGCAGGAAACGCCGCTTTCTTACTTCTTCAGCCAGAAAACGAAATGGAACAAAGCAGGGATGAGGCGTGGCATGAATTACTCTCCAATGCGTCGTGCATTGAAGTGAAACGTGTCTTCAGAGCCTGACGGGTTAGAAACAACTCTCGTAAGGCAAGAGAATACCTAGAAAAGTGAAGTGGAGCTGATCGGGATTGAACCGACGACCTCTGCATTGAGAACGCAGTGTTCAACTCGTAAAACACGGGAAAAACAGGGTTAAATGATTGCCGACTGAACGCCTGAACGGCATAATGACGTTCAAATCAGCCGTTCAAACCGTTGGCGTCCGATCGTCTCCTTCAGAACGAGACGCAGCGTTGCTGAACGGTTTTCGTCCGTTCAACAGGCTTCGAGTCATGACGAAGAAATCCCGTCGCTACCAACTGCAGTGGATCGAGAGTTCTCGACGCTGGCGAAAAGAATATCAAGGCAAGCAGTACTACTTCCCTTTGGAGGACGGCGAGACGAAGGCTTCGAGCTACCGTCGCTGCCTCCAAGCCTGGGAAGCCAAGAAGGTCGAGGTTGATGCCAAGGCCGGTCAGGCGGACCCCGGTTCCCGGGAGGAGTATCTGATCAACTTCCTTCTCGGCCTGCAGGATGTCCATCGGAAGAACGAAGATCCGACTCGATATCTGGCCGTTGCTGAGACGCTCAAGCTGCTACATGCTGCCATCCTCCAACACGTCGACCTGCCCCTTGATGAAGACGGGAATGTGATCGAGCCCGACGAAGATTGGGAAGTCCGAAAGCAGCGGCAAATTCGGGAGCAAGCTCATCGATTCCAGGAACAGCTCCAGACGGATCTACGGGCAAAGGTCGGCGGAAAAGTCGAGCCGGTGGCAAAGCCGTGGGAGAGCGACGCTGAAGACACGGCTGACTACACCCTCAGCGCTCAGCTCGATAAGTTCCAGATGGCGCACCCCAAGGTGAACAAGTACCGACTGAAGCAGTACAAGGATTGGGCCGATCTGACGGCCGATGTCCGGAGCTTGAATGGGGACCATTGCCGGGAGTTCTTCAACCACCTGACTCAGCTCGTTGCGTCTGGCGAGAAGAGCGCCAAGTACTGCAAGGACGTCTTGGCAACCTTCAAGCAATTCATCAGGTATCTATGCCGGGATGCCGAATTGATCGACCATGAACCGAAGAACTTAGAAAGCCTTCGAATCTCAGCGCCGGCCCAGGAGATTCAGACGTTTAAGATCAGCGAGTTGAAAAAGTACCTGAAGCTGGCAGACGAACGTCTGGAGCTGTACCTGCTTCTCATGATGAACTGTGGAGTGACACAAGCCGACATTGCTTCTTTGACTCACGAGCATGTCGACTGGCGAAAGGGTCGCATTATCCGCAGGCGGAGTAAGACGAAGGACTCCGTTGGAAACGTGCCGACCGTCAACTATCGGTTGTGGCCCCGTACTCTCAAACTGCTGCGGCAGTTCCGAAGTAAGGACGAGAAGTTAGTGCTTCTGACAGAACGAGGGACTCCGGTAGCGACGACCAGCGTCGCAGGGGAGAGCCGGAACGATTCGATTCGTCTGGCGTTCAAGCGTATGCGGGAAAGCAAAGGGCTTACTGGTCTTCCACTGAAGTTCATTCGGAAAACTTCCTCTACTTTGATCGCAAAGCAGTTTGGAGAGGATACGGCGACGCTGTTTCTCGGAGATGCACCGACGTCCGTTGCACAACGGCACTATCTCGCTGTGGAGGATACACGACTCGATGAGCCGTTGAAGTGGCTCCGGAAGCAGTACGGGATCTAAGCGAACAGTTTTCCCGGGCTCATGTTCAGGACGCTATGAAAGGGTTCCGGATATGAATCCGGAATGGCTTTGTAGACACGTTTTACATCGACTAGTAAACAGGTGGAATTTAGAGGAATGGCAAGGACCAGGAAGCCTGAATGGCCCCGCAGCAGGGCAACCAAATAGTGCATTTGTGGGTAATTCAGATTAACATTAACTCTGATCATTTGCTTACAACGAACTAAACGAGATGTCATGACTGCCCAGATCGCTATCTTAAACAAGTCGGGAGTTGCACTTGCTACGGACAGCACCGTAACCATTCAGAGCGGAGGCGCCGCCGGCAACCACAGAAAGACCTATAACACAGCGAATAAACTGTTCACCTTATCCAAATTCCAACCCGTCGCTGTAATGACGTATGGGAATGCTTCGTTCATGGGCATCCCCTGGGAAACGATCATCAAGACTTACCGCACTCAATTGCATGACAAGTCATTCCAAACCCTTTCCGAATACACTGAAGATTTCTTAGAATTCGTTCGGAGCAACGACGATCTCTTCCCTGATCAGTACCAACGCAGAATCTTCCAAGCGGAAACTCAGGTTGCATACGAGATGATTAAGTCGAGTGTCGCAAAAGCTACTGCAGACTTAGATAGCGAGGGAGCGGACGGCAATGAAGAAGAAAGGAAGAAACGAGCAAGTGACGTCA
The Bremerella cremea DNA segment above includes these coding regions:
- a CDS encoding efflux RND transporter periplasmic adaptor subunit codes for the protein MSDSSPRKTALSTVGHLVRRGIPLLVLGGVLVTAYYYFEHEDGHAPAHDAGPSHPTDPIPVSVFPPKFETIPLGGKFLGQTEASQVIEVRARVPGHIVQRNFQEGQLVQQGAKLFQIDSRPYEVELLQAQASLARAEAILNQAEVSKRRQETLEQRKATSQQALDAAQSDFQVAMAEVQLQKARIEAAKLQLQYTTIESPVTGRIGQVLTDVGNYISAGGGDPLVTIRKVDPIYVRFPITEHEMLKFRRQVSEGDVFAPPTEDLELEITLADGTIYPYHGRINFQDVQIDQNTGTMVVRGSVPNTNGDLMPGQFIHTTVLGPKRLNVIRVPQVAVRQTPTGASVYVINNDQKVETRPVELGDWSDGDTWIIESGLHEGDKVIVDRLMMLRPGMPVVPSQG
- a CDS encoding TetR/AcrR family transcriptional regulator, with translation MENLVKVRLTDRKREAILDAAVQEFGSSGFENTSMDRIAEVANASKRTVYNHFPSKEELFVAIVGRLKSRCNSVQEFTFDQEKPLESQLRKVAQAYMDLANSDEFKDLAKVVLPRFLQTPELAKQLLGDSRPGEQSLVNWIKDAQQAGRLTKSDPILVARQLRGMLDTFAFWPQILGSEPPLTKKQQTEIIRSTVRLILDHYATPA
- a CDS encoding efflux transporter outer membrane subunit; this encodes MRSVSSRLTPICLLLCLSAIGCTSFKEYVSNRFKVGSDYKRPDVPIADEWIDSNNPKVSSEEANLRSWWLVFEDPVLNNLVQTAYQQNITLREVGFRVAEARAQRGVVAGNLFPQTQDVIGDFTHTQRSTQTALFPQVDPNSPFANLAARQYGNWRVGGSLAWELDFWGRYRRAIEAADARLDSSIEEYDDALVLLIGEVASTYIELRTVDQRLEVARQNGTLQAESVRVAQARFDAMAVNSELDTPQAKSNLGNTLAAIEALEIQRRRSQNRLAVLMGMPPHDLSYLLEGSRDIPVPPDVVSAGVPADLIWNRPDVRRAERLVAAQSEEIGIAQAELYPHISINGLLSWDAAHFSDIFKGGAFGGTIGPSFRWNILNYGRLLNNIRVQDARFQQLIANYQQTVLTANEEAENAIVSYLHFSEQVQVLDESARQALEAERVAQVKYREGEIDFNRLYSVQQLLLSQQEALAAARGNAALSLVDLYRALGGGWEIRLDPVATTMPIQDEILLPTPVPESVLLPAPIAPAIPETP